One window of Dyadobacter sandarakinus genomic DNA carries:
- a CDS encoding ROK family transcriptional regulator — MDIVVEEPSSVIDIRKNRIRSQLLLHLYQSGDTSINKMARLFHASIPSATGIVNELIREGWITETGTGPARAGRPPVLYGRNARKYMTLIMDINRHDTQLVIFNLHNQIVLKKRVDLRLDDSNDYLEALFAATDDFLASNDIDKDKLWGIGVSMPGLINTSQGINLTYPNLTPPDMPLVTYLRKHFGLTVCLFNDTKATTIGEHRFGFAVDKSQVLTINIDWGVGLGIIIKGEVFNGASGFAGELGHIQVKPDGMLCHCGKVGCLDTITSAIALIRQAKAGIAAGKATILSQIVNNDLEKLDTSHIIEAVHAGDEFSIDLLSTVGTELGKGLATAVHLFNPEVIIVGGLLAEAGPFISNPIEQAINKYCLSDFKNSLSIHISKLGAKARLLGTQAHLFEHLIAKEFP; from the coding sequence ATGGACATTGTTGTAGAAGAGCCGAGTTCGGTGATTGATATCCGAAAAAACCGGATCCGTAGTCAGTTACTGCTTCACCTGTATCAATCAGGAGACACTTCGATCAACAAAATGGCGAGGCTCTTTCATGCCTCCATTCCATCGGCCACGGGCATTGTCAACGAGCTGATCCGGGAAGGCTGGATTACCGAAACCGGCACGGGTCCTGCACGGGCTGGCAGACCTCCCGTACTCTACGGCCGCAATGCCAGAAAGTACATGACCCTCATCATGGACATCAACCGCCACGATACGCAACTCGTCATTTTTAATCTGCATAACCAGATCGTACTGAAAAAAAGGGTTGACCTCCGGCTGGATGATTCCAATGATTACCTGGAAGCACTTTTTGCCGCTACGGACGACTTCCTGGCAAGCAATGATATTGATAAAGACAAGCTCTGGGGCATTGGTGTGTCCATGCCCGGACTGATCAATACCTCGCAGGGCATTAACCTGACCTACCCCAATCTTACCCCGCCGGATATGCCGCTGGTGACGTACCTCCGGAAACACTTCGGGTTAACGGTATGCCTTTTTAATGATACCAAGGCCACAACCATCGGTGAGCACCGGTTTGGATTTGCGGTTGACAAATCGCAGGTACTGACCATTAATATCGACTGGGGTGTAGGTTTGGGCATTATTATCAAAGGAGAAGTTTTTAATGGTGCGTCCGGCTTTGCTGGTGAACTGGGACACATTCAGGTCAAACCCGATGGTATGCTGTGCCACTGCGGGAAGGTAGGCTGCCTGGATACGATTACCTCCGCCATCGCATTGATCCGCCAGGCCAAAGCGGGCATTGCTGCGGGTAAGGCCACAATCCTCTCGCAGATCGTCAACAATGATCTTGAAAAGCTGGATACATCGCATATCATCGAGGCGGTACACGCTGGTGACGAGTTCTCCATTGATCTGCTGAGCACCGTAGGGACTGAGCTGGGTAAAGGACTGGCAACGGCTGTTCACCTGTTTAATCCGGAAGTGATTATTGTGGGTGGCTTGCTGGCAGAGGCAGGGCCTTTTATTTCAAACCCCATTGAGCAGGCGATTAACAAGTACTGCCTGTCGGATTTTAAAAATTCCCTTTCTATCCACATTTCCAAGCTGGGTGCAAAAGCCAGGCTGCTGGGTACACAGGCACATTTGTTTGAACACCTGATTGCCAAGGAATTTCCCTGA
- a CDS encoding 3-deoxy-D-manno-octulosonic acid transferase: MPEFFYQIVISVAAFAFRIAALFSPKIKLGLEGRRNVFSQLENALRNKPAARPVAWFHAASLGEFEQGRPVIEALRQSYPDYFIVLTFFSPSGYEVRKHYSGADHICYLPLDTRANAMQFVKIVNPRIAFFIKYEFWFNYLKALRENGSRIISFSAKFRPGQIFFKPYGGFFRKILRYFDQLFVQNQESVDLLQQAGIMHSHIAGDTRFDRVKMIAAQAPDLAEMRFFVQHKPCLVAGSVWEADMQVLIPVLNQLGGSLQAIIAPHEIHPEEIRQWRQKLTGTSVLYSELRHAQELVQADYLIVDNIGLLSALYRYGSMAYIGGSFGTGLHNILEAATFGLPIAFGNRKYSKFQEAADLTEQGGAVAVADARELSQVLDKWVRYPQAAFETGAVNKSYVASGAGSTELIMQTVRQMLA, from the coding sequence TTGCCGGAATTTTTTTACCAGATCGTGATCAGTGTGGCGGCATTTGCTTTCCGGATCGCAGCCCTGTTCAGTCCTAAAATCAAGCTGGGCCTGGAAGGTCGCAGGAATGTTTTCTCACAGCTTGAAAATGCCCTCCGCAACAAGCCCGCCGCCCGCCCGGTAGCCTGGTTCCACGCAGCTTCTCTGGGGGAATTTGAGCAGGGCAGGCCCGTGATCGAAGCATTACGCCAGTCTTACCCCGATTATTTTATTGTACTCACCTTTTTCTCGCCCTCGGGTTATGAAGTCAGGAAGCATTACAGCGGGGCCGACCATATTTGCTACCTGCCGCTTGACACCCGGGCCAATGCAATGCAATTTGTGAAAATCGTGAACCCCCGGATTGCATTTTTTATTAAATATGAATTCTGGTTCAACTACCTGAAAGCGCTCCGTGAAAATGGGTCGAGGATCATTTCTTTTTCCGCCAAATTTCGTCCCGGCCAGATCTTCTTCAAACCTTACGGCGGTTTTTTCAGAAAGATACTCCGGTACTTCGATCAGCTTTTTGTACAAAATCAGGAGTCGGTGGATCTCTTGCAGCAGGCGGGGATTATGCATTCCCATATAGCCGGCGACACCCGTTTTGACCGCGTCAAAATGATTGCTGCTCAGGCACCGGATCTGGCTGAGATGCGTTTTTTTGTCCAACATAAACCCTGCCTGGTGGCAGGATCCGTATGGGAGGCGGATATGCAGGTGCTGATCCCGGTACTCAATCAACTGGGCGGTTCCCTGCAGGCGATTATTGCGCCCCACGAAATTCATCCGGAAGAGATCAGGCAGTGGCGGCAGAAGCTCACAGGAACCTCGGTCCTGTACTCGGAGCTGCGGCATGCACAGGAGCTGGTCCAGGCAGATTATCTGATCGTGGATAACATCGGGCTGCTCTCGGCACTTTACCGTTACGGAAGCATGGCGTACATCGGCGGTTCTTTCGGAACTGGTTTGCACAATATTCTGGAAGCAGCCACCTTCGGGCTTCCGATTGCATTCGGCAACAGAAAGTACAGTAAGTTCCAGGAAGCTGCTGACCTTACTGAGCAGGGTGGGGCGGTAGCCGTAGCGGACGCGCGGGAGTTATCCCAAGTACTGGATAAATGGGTAAGGTACCCCCAGGCAGCTTTCGAAACAGGCGCTGTCAACAAAAGCTATGTAGCATCCGGCGCAGGCTCCACGGAGCTGATCATGCAGACAGTGCGCCAGATGCTCGCCTGA
- the rsgA gene encoding ribosome small subunit-dependent GTPase A encodes MILAKGLVLRSTGSWYDVRDSEDGHVWQCRLKGKFKNLGLKVTNPIAVGDYVRFEVEDEGENFGIIHEILPRENYVVRRSVHKTAHAHLIAANVDQAILIATLVFPRTSLGFIDRFLVAIESFRIPGVLVFNKQDLLSEEFVGFQDELMELYEGLGYRCLATTALDADSLHEFAALLKGKVSLLSGHSGVGKSTLVNAIAPNLDLKTQEVSTFANKGVHTTTFAEMFELEAGTFIIDSPGIKELGLADIAPEEISHYFPEMRDLLNQCRFNNCQHINEPGCAVKDAVSEGRLALSRYESYLSMVGGGDNRR; translated from the coding sequence ATGATTTTAGCAAAAGGTTTGGTTCTTCGTTCTACCGGCTCGTGGTATGATGTGAGGGATAGTGAGGATGGGCATGTATGGCAGTGCCGGCTCAAGGGAAAGTTCAAAAATCTAGGCCTGAAGGTTACCAATCCGATTGCGGTAGGTGATTATGTCCGGTTTGAGGTAGAGGATGAGGGGGAGAATTTCGGGATCATCCATGAAATTCTTCCGCGCGAAAACTATGTAGTGCGGAGGTCGGTCCATAAAACAGCCCATGCACACCTGATTGCTGCGAATGTGGACCAGGCGATTCTGATCGCTACGCTCGTATTCCCCCGGACTTCGCTGGGGTTTATAGACCGTTTTCTTGTGGCGATTGAGTCCTTCCGCATTCCCGGCGTGCTGGTGTTCAACAAGCAGGATTTGCTGAGTGAGGAATTTGTCGGCTTCCAGGATGAGCTGATGGAATTATATGAAGGCTTGGGTTACCGCTGTCTGGCTACTACGGCCCTGGATGCAGACAGCCTGCATGAGTTTGCTGCCTTGCTGAAAGGCAAAGTTTCGCTCCTTTCCGGACATTCGGGAGTAGGTAAATCGACACTGGTAAATGCAATTGCGCCCAACCTGGACCTGAAAACACAGGAGGTATCCACATTTGCAAACAAGGGTGTGCATACGACCACATTTGCCGAAATGTTTGAGCTGGAAGCGGGTACTTTCATCATCGACTCGCCGGGGATCAAGGAGCTCGGACTGGCGGATATAGCGCCGGAAGAGATCAGTCACTATTTTCCCGAAATGCGGGACCTGCTCAACCAATGCCGGTTTAACAATTGCCAGCATATCAACGAGCCCGGCTGTGCCGTGAAAGATGCTGTAAGCGAGGGAAGACTTGCATTGAGCCGGTACGAAAGCTACCTCAGCATGGTAGGAGGTGGGGATAACAGGCGGTGA